One region of Vigna angularis cultivar LongXiaoDou No.4 chromosome 10, ASM1680809v1, whole genome shotgun sequence genomic DNA includes:
- the LOC108335141 gene encoding cytochrome P450 81E8, whose translation MEYNLINLLYLFIFVITLKLLFSRRLKNPPPSPPSLPIIGNLYQLKKQPVHRALHGLSQKYGPILSLRFGSQPILVVSSASAAEECFTKNDIVFANRFRSSTSKYLGFNNTIITASSYGDHWRNLRRISSLEILSNHRLNSFLGVRKDETMKLLRKMVRISGKEESAKVELRPMFAELTFNIVIRMVCGKRYYGEEHDGTTAEEAKKFRELMDEISQFGLGSNLGDFVPLFRIFRSHKKLRKVGEKLDAFFQGLIDEHRNKKESSNTMIDHLLSSQKSQPDYYTDQIIKGLIMAFYVAGTETSAVALEWAMSNLLNKPEILEKLRIEIDTEVGEERFIEEADVTKLPYLQNVISETLRLHPPLPMFLPHLSSEDCNVGGYDVPRNTMLMVNAWAIHRDPKLWADPTSFKPERFQNDPVAAHKLMPFGLGRRACPGVGMAQRTMGLTLGLLIQCFEWKRVGEEEIDLTEGRGTIVAKAIPLEARCKARPIVSKIF comes from the exons ATGGAATACAACCTTATCAACCTCCTTTACCTTTTCATTTTTGTCATCACTTTGAAACTGTTGTTTTCCAGAAGGTTGAAAAACCCACCACCGTCTCCACCGTCTCTTCCAATAATCGGCAACCTATATCAGCTGAAAAAACAGCCAGTGCACCGCGCCTTGCACGGCCTCTCACAGAAATACGGTCCTATCCTCTCTCTCCGGTTCGGATCTCAACCCATCCTCGTCGTTTCATCAGCATCTGCGGCGGAAGAATGTTTCACAAAAAACGACATCGTTTTCGCGAATCGTTTTCGCTCTAGCACTTCCAAGTATCTTGGCTTCAACAACACCATCATCACGGCATCATCGTACGGCGACCACTGGCGCAACTTGCGTCGTATCAGCTCCCTAGAAATCCTCTCTAATCACCGTCTTAACTCGTTTTTGGGAGTACGAAAGGACGAGACTATGAAGTTGCTTCGAAAGATGGTTAGAATCTCTGGTAAAGAAGAATCAGCGAAAGTAGAGCTGAGACCCATGTTTGCAGAACTCACGTTCAACATAGTCATCAGAATGGTGTGTGGAAAACGCTACTACGGTGAGGAACACGACGGCACCACCGCTGAGGAGGCTAAGAAGTTCAGAGAGCTCATGGATGAGATATCGCAATTTGGGTTGGGGTCCAACCTCGGAGATTTTGTGCCACTTTTCAGAATTTTTCGGAGTCACAAAAAGTTACGAAAGGTTGGAGAGAAGCTAGATGCGTTCTTCCAAGGACTCATTGATGAGCATCGGAATAAGAAGGAAAGTTCAAATACCATGATCGACCATTTGCTTTCCTCGCAGAAGTCACAACCTGACTATTACACTGACCAGATCATCAAGGGACTTATTATG GCATTTTATGTGGCTGGAACAGAGACTTCCGCTGTAGCATTAGAGTGGGCAATGTCTAATTTGTTGAACAAACCAGAGATATTGGAGAAATTAAGAATTGAAATCGACACGGAAGTTGGAGAAGAGCGTTTTATAGAGGAAGCAGACGTTACCAAATTACCATACCTTCAGAATGTTATATCTGAGACTCTACGATTACATCCACCACTGCCCATGTTTTTGCCCCATTTATCCTCTGAAGATTGCAATGTGGGAGGTTATGACGTACCACGCAACACTATGTTAATGGTGAATGCGTGGGCCATACATAGGGACCCGAAGCTGTGGGCTGACCCGACAAGCTTCAAGCCCGAAAGGTTTCAGAATGACCCAGTGGCTGCACACAAATTAATGCCTTTTGGGTTGGGAAGGAGGGCATGTCCTGGTGTTGGCATGGCCCAAAGAACTATGGGCTTGACTTTGGGCCTGTTGATTCAATGCTTTGAATGGAAAAGAGTTGGTGAGGAAGAAATTGACCTCACTGAAGGACGAGGAACTATTGTGGCCAAGGCAATTCCATTGGAGGCTCGATGCAAAGCACGTCCAATAGTTAGCAAGATCTTCTAA